The genome window CGAAGCTTCATGTGGGGTAGGTGTAGATTGAGAAGAGAGATTGTAGGCCCTGTACGCGGGCAAGCGGTTGGCTGTTGGCACGGTGGCGCTTACCATCAGCACCAGCCCGTAAAAAAAGCGGCGCGCCTAGAGGCACGCCGCTTTTCTGGAGGTTGCTACCGGGCCTTAGGGCTGGGGAGCGTTCGGGATGAAGAATTCAAACTTGAACTCTACCCGGCGGTTCTGCGACATGTTTTTCGACGACGTGTTTGGCGCCGCTGGCTCCGATTCGCCACGGCCTTCCGTTACGATGCGGGTGGGGTCAACCTGCTTGCCGGTGAAATAACGCTTCACCGAGCCAGCCCGCCGCTCCGACAGAGCTTGGTTGTACTCATCGGTACCACGGGAGTCAGCGTGGCCAATCACGCGCAGGCTGTACTCGGGATGGTCGTTGAGGGCTTTCACCATCTTATCGAGCGTGCCGTAGGAGGTGCGCTTAATCACGGTGCTGTTGGTTTCGAAGCGGATGGGCTGCTCCAGTTTGCGCACGCCCGGATCAATTTCCATGGGGCAGCCGTTGGCGTCTACTTTGGCGCCGCGCGGCGTGTCGGGGCACTTATCAGCGCTATCTGGGATACCATCACCGTCGGCGTCTACTACCAGCGGGCAGCCGTTAGCATCCACCTGGGTACCGGCCGGGGTGCCGGGGCACTTGTCGTTTTGGTCAGCTACGCCGTCACCGTCGGCATCGGGGCAACCGCGCAGGGCGGGTAGGCCAGCCTGGTCGGGGCACTGGTCATCCTTGTCAGCCACACCGTCGTTGTCCCGGTCGGGGCAGCCTTGCATGGCCGCCGTGCCAGCTTCGGTTGGGCACTGGTCCTGGTAATCTGGAACGCCGTCTTTGTCGCCATCAAGTGGGCAGCCGGTTTCGTCAACTGCTACGCCAGCGGGCGTGTCAGGACATTTATCTTTGCGGTCGGAAACACCGTCGTTATCGGTGTCTTTGGCTTTACCCAAGGCAAAGTTCAGGCCCACGGTGTGCTGCAAGAACCGGTCGTCGATGCTGTTGTCGTCGCGGGCAGGGTCGCCGTCAATGTTGGCATTGAGCGGGAAGTGCTGGCCGGTTTGCACGAACAGGTGCACGGCCTCGCCCAGGCGGAAGTCAATGCCCGCGGCCCCGAACAAGTCAAAGTAGTTCTTGTCCTGGTCGGTGGGCTCGGTGCGGTTGTTGCGGAAGATAGTACCCTCGCGGCTGGTGTAGGTCAGGCCCGGGGCGGCCAGCAAGTAGGGGCGCACGGGCGAATCCTCACTCAGCAGCTTGAACTTCAGGCCCAGGTTCACATTTACCACGTTGGTGGCGAAGTTGCTGCCGAAGTAGGGGGCGCCGGCCGGGGCCGTCTTCTTCAGCTCCACGTAATTGCCGCTCAGCTGCAGGTCCAGGCCGCTGGTCAGGTAGCGGCTGATCGTCAGGCCGGGCGCGTACTTGTTCTCGCTCCAGTTCCAGTAGTCAGAACCGAAGTTGCCCTTGTACTGCATGGCACTCACGTTGAGGCCGATGGCCGTCTTGCGGTCGGCGTTCTGCGCCTGGACCCGCGGCGCCGCCGCCAGAAGAAGCGTCAGCCCCAGGGCCGCTGAAGTTGTTAAAAGGTGTCTCATGAGGGCGATATTAGGTGGAAGAATTGCACAGGCGGAAGCCGCCACCGCCCGGGCAGGATGAATCCGAGCTATCCGCCTATACCTTCCTTATCCTAATAAAGTTGCCCTTCAGCTGGCAAAAACCCATTTTAAAGCCGTGTTTACCAAGCTCAACAACTACATATTCAGTTATTTATATTTACCACGTATAGCAGGAGGCGGTTTTGCATTCGTGTTGCAGCAATAAAATTTTTTCTCGGATAAGGCCAATTAATTGACTTATAGAAAAAGAAGACGCTCCCGACCGGGGAGCGTCTTCAACAGAGCCAAACTGGTTTGAACGGGTGCCGCCTAGCGCCGCATCAGCCGCTCAATGTCGTCGGCCTCCAGCGGGATATTTTTCATCAGGTCCTCATTACCGGTTTTGGTAATAAGAATGTCGTTTTCGAGGCGAATACCCAGGCCCTCTTCCCGAATGTAGATTCCTGGCTCACAGGTATATACCATGCCTGGCTCGAACACGCGGTACTTAGCACCCACATCGTGCACATCCAGGCCCAGGTAGTGCGAGGTACCGTGCATGAAGTACTTTTTGTAAAGCGGCGCCGCGGGGTCCTGGTTCTTTACATCTTGTTCGTTGAGCAGGTCCAGCTTAATCAGCTCCTGCTCCATTTGGCGGCCCACGGCGGCATGGTATTCTTCAATATTGTTGCCGGCTACGAGCTGGGAGGTAGCAAACTTCATCACCCGCAACACGGCCTCGTATACGTCGCGCTGGCGCTTGGTGAAGGTGCCATTCACGGGGATAGAGCGCGAGAGGTCGGCGGCGTAGTTGGCAAACTCAGCCCCGAAGTCCAGGAGCAGCACGTCACCGTCCTTGCATTCCCGGTCGTTGCTGACGTAGTGCAGAATGCAG of Hymenobacter sublimis contains these proteins:
- a CDS encoding OmpA family protein, with the translated sequence MRHLLTTSAALGLTLLLAAAPRVQAQNADRKTAIGLNVSAMQYKGNFGSDYWNWSENKYAPGLTISRYLTSGLDLQLSGNYVELKKTAPAGAPYFGSNFATNVVNVNLGLKFKLLSEDSPVRPYLLAAPGLTYTSREGTIFRNNRTEPTDQDKNYFDLFGAAGIDFRLGEAVHLFVQTGQHFPLNANIDGDPARDDNSIDDRFLQHTVGLNFALGKAKDTDNDGVSDRKDKCPDTPAGVAVDETGCPLDGDKDGVPDYQDQCPTEAGTAAMQGCPDRDNDGVADKDDQCPDQAGLPALRGCPDADGDGVADQNDKCPGTPAGTQVDANGCPLVVDADGDGIPDSADKCPDTPRGAKVDANGCPMEIDPGVRKLEQPIRFETNSTVIKRTSYGTLDKMVKALNDHPEYSLRVIGHADSRGTDEYNQALSERRAGSVKRYFTGKQVDPTRIVTEGRGESEPAAPNTSSKNMSQNRRVEFKFEFFIPNAPQP